A region of Struthio camelus isolate bStrCam1 chromosome 30, bStrCam1.hap1, whole genome shotgun sequence DNA encodes the following proteins:
- the MINDY1 gene encoding ubiquitin carboxyl-terminal hydrolase MINDY-1 isoform X3, with protein sequence MGDAERPEIEEVGEESKVTQETHAAAAEVNRATRGASLPDASVPSLGAGAAEPVDEPTKTWSPSREREPEPDFYCVKWITWKGERTPIITQSENGPCPLLAIMNILFLQWKVKLPPQKEVITSDELMAHLGDCILSIKPQEKSEGLQLNFQQNVNDTMMVLPKLSTGLDVNVRFTGVSDFEYTPECIVFDLLNVPLYHGWLVDPQSPEVVQAVGKLSYNQLVEKIITCKHSSDSNQVTEGLIAEQFLESTASQLTYHGLCELTAAVKEEELSVFFRNNHFSTMIKHKGHLYLLVTDQGFLQEEGVVWESLHNVDGDSCFCDTDFHLSHALGKEAASASSPEHHLQQRQVDQDYMIALSLQQQQGQGPSALSDLELARQLQQEEYQQQQQRPAPAPAQGRAQPGARTAGERRQRQKQDSDCVLL encoded by the exons ATGGGTGATGCTGAGCGGCCGGAGATCGAGGAGGTGGGAGAAGAGAGCAAGGTCACCCAAGAGACCCATGCAGCCGCAGCAGAAGTCAACCGAGCCACCAGAGGGGCCTCGCTGCCCGACGCCTCTGTGCCCAGCCTGGGTGCAGGGGCTGCGGAGCCAGTGGATGAGCCCACCAAGACCTGGTCTCCAAGCCGGGAGCGGGAGCCCGAGCCGGACTTCTACTGCGTCAAGTGGATTACGTGGAAAGGCGAGCGGACACCCATCATCACGCAGAGTGAGAATGggccctgcccgctcctggcCATCATGAACATCCTCTTCTTGCAGTGGAAG GTGAAGCTGCCCCCGCAGAAGGAGGTGATCACGTCGGATGAGCTGATGGCGCATTTGG GGGACTGCATCTTATCCATCAAACCCCAAGAGAAATCGGAAGGGCTGCAGCTAAACTTCCAGCAG AACGTCAACGACACCATGATGGTCCTCCCCAAGCTCTCAACAGGGCTGGACGTTAACGTGCGCTTCACGGGTGTCTCGGACTTCGAGTACACGCCTGAGTGCATCGTCTTTGACCTCCTCAATGTCCCACTCTACCATGGCTGGCTGGTGGACCCGCAG AGCCCTGAGGTGGTGCAGGCTGTGGGCAAGCTCAGCTACAACCAGCTGGTGGAGAAGATCATCACCTGCAAACACTCGAGTGACTCCAACCAGGTGACTGAAG GCCTGATCGCGGAGCAGTTCCTAGAGTCCACGGCCTCGCAGTTGACGTACCATGGGCTGTGCGAGCTCACAGCCGCtgtgaaggaagaggagctgagtgTCTTCTTCCGCAACAACCACTTTAGCACCATGATAAAGCACAAG GGCCACCTCTACCTGCTGGTGACAGACCAGGGCTTCCTGCAGGAGGAGGGGGTGGTGTGGGAGAGCCTCCACAACGTGGATGGCGATAGCTGCTTCTGCGACACCGACTTTCATCTCAGCCATGCCCTGGGCAAAGAGGCGGCCAGTGCGTCCTCCCCAGAGCACCACCTGCAGCAGAGACAAGTGGACCAG GACTACATGATCGccctgtccctgcagcagcaacagGGACAGGGCCCCTCGGCACTCAGCGACCTCGAACTCGCTcgccagctgcagcaggaggaatatcagcagcagcagcagcggccggccccggcccctgcacAG GGCCGTGCGCAGCCGGGCGCCCGAACAGCTGGAGAGCGGaggcagaggcagaagcaggACTCAGACTGTGTGCTCCTGTAG
- the MINDY1 gene encoding ubiquitin carboxyl-terminal hydrolase MINDY-1 isoform X1, translating into MEPQQPVPMKGEGISGERTDSEICRAPQGLEEVVEGEELPAAGQESQEPDGQDQTTCCGEKEVPPSPRQEELHCTLDLLSMGDAERPEIEEVGEESKVTQETHAAAAEVNRATRGASLPDASVPSLGAGAAEPVDEPTKTWSPSREREPEPDFYCVKWITWKGERTPIITQSENGPCPLLAIMNILFLQWKVKLPPQKEVITSDELMAHLGDCILSIKPQEKSEGLQLNFQQNVNDTMMVLPKLSTGLDVNVRFTGVSDFEYTPECIVFDLLNVPLYHGWLVDPQSPEVVQAVGKLSYNQLVEKIITCKHSSDSNQVTEGLIAEQFLESTASQLTYHGLCELTAAVKEEELSVFFRNNHFSTMIKHKGHLYLLVTDQGFLQEEGVVWESLHNVDGDSCFCDTDFHLSHALGKEAASASSPEHHLQQRQVDQDYMIALSLQQQQGQGPSALSDLELARQLQQEEYQQQQQRPAPAPAQGRAQPGARTAGERRQRQKQDSDCVLL; encoded by the exons ATGGagccccagcagcctgtccctaTGAAGGGGGAAGGCATCAGTGGTGAAAGGACTGACTCCGAAATCTGCCGGGCCCCTCAGGGTTTAGAGGAAGTTGTTGAGGGGGAAGAATTACCAGCTGCTGGCCAGGAAAGCCAAGAGCCCGATGGGCAGGACCAGACCACgtgctgtggggagaaagaagtGCCTCCCAGCCcaaggcaggaggagctgcactgcACCTTGGACCTTCTCTCCATGGGTGATGCTGAGCGGCCGGAGATCGAGGAGGTGGGAGAAGAGAGCAAGGTCACCCAAGAGACCCATGCAGCCGCAGCAGAAGTCAACCGAGCCACCAGAGGGGCCTCGCTGCCCGACGCCTCTGTGCCCAGCCTGGGTGCAGGGGCTGCGGAGCCAGTGGATGAGCCCACCAAGACCTGGTCTCCAAGCCGGGAGCGGGAGCCCGAGCCGGACTTCTACTGCGTCAAGTGGATTACGTGGAAAGGCGAGCGGACACCCATCATCACGCAGAGTGAGAATGggccctgcccgctcctggcCATCATGAACATCCTCTTCTTGCAGTGGAAG GTGAAGCTGCCCCCGCAGAAGGAGGTGATCACGTCGGATGAGCTGATGGCGCATTTGG GGGACTGCATCTTATCCATCAAACCCCAAGAGAAATCGGAAGGGCTGCAGCTAAACTTCCAGCAG AACGTCAACGACACCATGATGGTCCTCCCCAAGCTCTCAACAGGGCTGGACGTTAACGTGCGCTTCACGGGTGTCTCGGACTTCGAGTACACGCCTGAGTGCATCGTCTTTGACCTCCTCAATGTCCCACTCTACCATGGCTGGCTGGTGGACCCGCAG AGCCCTGAGGTGGTGCAGGCTGTGGGCAAGCTCAGCTACAACCAGCTGGTGGAGAAGATCATCACCTGCAAACACTCGAGTGACTCCAACCAGGTGACTGAAG GCCTGATCGCGGAGCAGTTCCTAGAGTCCACGGCCTCGCAGTTGACGTACCATGGGCTGTGCGAGCTCACAGCCGCtgtgaaggaagaggagctgagtgTCTTCTTCCGCAACAACCACTTTAGCACCATGATAAAGCACAAG GGCCACCTCTACCTGCTGGTGACAGACCAGGGCTTCCTGCAGGAGGAGGGGGTGGTGTGGGAGAGCCTCCACAACGTGGATGGCGATAGCTGCTTCTGCGACACCGACTTTCATCTCAGCCATGCCCTGGGCAAAGAGGCGGCCAGTGCGTCCTCCCCAGAGCACCACCTGCAGCAGAGACAAGTGGACCAG GACTACATGATCGccctgtccctgcagcagcaacagGGACAGGGCCCCTCGGCACTCAGCGACCTCGAACTCGCTcgccagctgcagcaggaggaatatcagcagcagcagcagcggccggccccggcccctgcacAG GGCCGTGCGCAGCCGGGCGCCCGAACAGCTGGAGAGCGGaggcagaggcagaagcaggACTCAGACTGTGTGCTCCTGTAG
- the MINDY1 gene encoding ubiquitin carboxyl-terminal hydrolase MINDY-1 isoform X2, with protein MEPQQPVPMKGEGISGERTDSEICRAPQGLEEVVEGEELPAAGQESQEPDGQDQTTCCGEKEVPPSPRQEELHCTLDLLSMGDAERPEIEEVGEESKVTQETHAAAAEVNRATRGASLPDASVPSLGAGAAEPVDEPTKTWSPSREREPEPDFYCVKWITWKGERTPIITQSENGPCPLLAIMNILFLQWKVKLPPQKEVITSDELMAHLGDCILSIKPQEKSEGLQLNFQQSPEVVQAVGKLSYNQLVEKIITCKHSSDSNQVTEGLIAEQFLESTASQLTYHGLCELTAAVKEEELSVFFRNNHFSTMIKHKGHLYLLVTDQGFLQEEGVVWESLHNVDGDSCFCDTDFHLSHALGKEAASASSPEHHLQQRQVDQDYMIALSLQQQQGQGPSALSDLELARQLQQEEYQQQQQRPAPAPAQGRAQPGARTAGERRQRQKQDSDCVLL; from the exons ATGGagccccagcagcctgtccctaTGAAGGGGGAAGGCATCAGTGGTGAAAGGACTGACTCCGAAATCTGCCGGGCCCCTCAGGGTTTAGAGGAAGTTGTTGAGGGGGAAGAATTACCAGCTGCTGGCCAGGAAAGCCAAGAGCCCGATGGGCAGGACCAGACCACgtgctgtggggagaaagaagtGCCTCCCAGCCcaaggcaggaggagctgcactgcACCTTGGACCTTCTCTCCATGGGTGATGCTGAGCGGCCGGAGATCGAGGAGGTGGGAGAAGAGAGCAAGGTCACCCAAGAGACCCATGCAGCCGCAGCAGAAGTCAACCGAGCCACCAGAGGGGCCTCGCTGCCCGACGCCTCTGTGCCCAGCCTGGGTGCAGGGGCTGCGGAGCCAGTGGATGAGCCCACCAAGACCTGGTCTCCAAGCCGGGAGCGGGAGCCCGAGCCGGACTTCTACTGCGTCAAGTGGATTACGTGGAAAGGCGAGCGGACACCCATCATCACGCAGAGTGAGAATGggccctgcccgctcctggcCATCATGAACATCCTCTTCTTGCAGTGGAAG GTGAAGCTGCCCCCGCAGAAGGAGGTGATCACGTCGGATGAGCTGATGGCGCATTTGG GGGACTGCATCTTATCCATCAAACCCCAAGAGAAATCGGAAGGGCTGCAGCTAAACTTCCAGCAG AGCCCTGAGGTGGTGCAGGCTGTGGGCAAGCTCAGCTACAACCAGCTGGTGGAGAAGATCATCACCTGCAAACACTCGAGTGACTCCAACCAGGTGACTGAAG GCCTGATCGCGGAGCAGTTCCTAGAGTCCACGGCCTCGCAGTTGACGTACCATGGGCTGTGCGAGCTCACAGCCGCtgtgaaggaagaggagctgagtgTCTTCTTCCGCAACAACCACTTTAGCACCATGATAAAGCACAAG GGCCACCTCTACCTGCTGGTGACAGACCAGGGCTTCCTGCAGGAGGAGGGGGTGGTGTGGGAGAGCCTCCACAACGTGGATGGCGATAGCTGCTTCTGCGACACCGACTTTCATCTCAGCCATGCCCTGGGCAAAGAGGCGGCCAGTGCGTCCTCCCCAGAGCACCACCTGCAGCAGAGACAAGTGGACCAG GACTACATGATCGccctgtccctgcagcagcaacagGGACAGGGCCCCTCGGCACTCAGCGACCTCGAACTCGCTcgccagctgcagcaggaggaatatcagcagcagcagcagcggccggccccggcccctgcacAG GGCCGTGCGCAGCCGGGCGCCCGAACAGCTGGAGAGCGGaggcagaggcagaagcaggACTCAGACTGTGTGCTCCTGTAG